In Dolichospermum flos-aquae CCAP 1403/13F, the following proteins share a genomic window:
- a CDS encoding type II toxin-antitoxin system HicB family antitoxin produces the protein MKFNTGIIMTQFVYPALLTADEKDGGFVVTFPDLPEAITQGNSLEEALNEAADCLEEAIALRIDDKLEIPQPSQPKNQEYLVAVPAQTAIKAALYLAMREKGISKVQLASTLNIHEKEVRRILDPHHATKLSTMERTLGVLGQRIELQITTK, from the coding sequence ATGAAATTTAACACCGGGATTATTATGACTCAATTTGTATATCCAGCCTTGCTGACTGCTGATGAAAAAGATGGTGGATTTGTGGTGACATTTCCTGATTTACCAGAAGCCATTACTCAAGGTAATTCTTTGGAAGAAGCACTTAATGAAGCTGCTGATTGTTTAGAAGAAGCGATCGCTCTTCGGATTGATGATAAGCTAGAAATCCCCCAACCATCACAACCCAAAAATCAAGAATATTTAGTAGCCGTACCAGCGCAGACAGCAATAAAAGCTGCACTATATCTAGCAATGCGTGAAAAAGGTATTAGCAAAGTCCAGCTTGCTTCTACTCTCAATATCCATGAAAAGGAAGTAAGACGTATCCTAGATCCCCACCACGCCACAAAATTATCTACAATGGAACGGACTTTAGGGGTACTCGGACAACGAATTGAATTACAAATCACCACAAAATAG
- a CDS encoding type II toxin-antitoxin system HicA family toxin: MKGSEFIRKVKKLAKERGIEAYVDQKRGKGSHVTLYFGDRFTIVRNPKDELKTGTFKAMLNQLGIEDHEI, encoded by the coding sequence ATGAAAGGAAGCGAGTTTATCAGAAAAGTGAAAAAGTTAGCAAAAGAGCGTGGTATTGAAGCTTACGTTGATCAAAAACGTGGCAAAGGAAGTCATGTAACACTCTATTTTGGCGATCGCTTTACTATAGTTCGCAACCCCAAAGATGAACTAAAAACTGGCACTTTCAAAGCAATGTTAAATCAGCTTGGAATTGAAGATCATGAAATTTAA
- a CDS encoding CHAD domain-containing protein — MKIPSETSIKTLGETAHQAIEKHFEKTIKWEKAVKKDEDPEPLHQMRVGMRRLRTAVSRFERYLFLPKLVSDKNIGKLATILGGLRDLDVLAEILEKNYKPHLLEKEQKSLETAFKELHKQREIAVSHVQNIFQDEVYKSFKNECEHWLENPSYQSFSSVPIYHVLPDLLSPEVSEFCLHPGWLIGTKIVKSEIVVQTKWTPKQLEEHLKIEGKTLHSLRKQAKGLRYQMELFTELYGESFTAHLHDIKSIQEILGMIQDNMVLHEWLENMFKSELDTQLHGLTTLLAANRYQLWQEWQPLQQRYLQADTRYNLHLVVLQPIVENVK, encoded by the coding sequence ATGAAAATTCCTTCAGAAACATCTATCAAAACTCTTGGTGAAACTGCACATCAAGCCATTGAAAAACATTTTGAAAAAACGATAAAATGGGAAAAAGCAGTTAAAAAAGACGAAGATCCAGAACCACTCCACCAAATGCGTGTGGGAATGCGGCGCTTACGAACTGCTGTTAGTAGATTCGAGAGATATTTATTTTTACCAAAATTAGTTAGTGATAAAAATATTGGTAAACTTGCTACAATTTTAGGTGGTCTCAGAGATTTAGATGTGCTTGCAGAAATCCTGGAAAAGAATTACAAACCGCATTTACTTGAAAAAGAACAAAAATCTCTAGAAACCGCTTTTAAGGAATTGCATAAACAACGAGAAATTGCCGTTTCTCATGTGCAGAATATATTTCAAGATGAAGTTTATAAATCTTTTAAAAATGAATGTGAACATTGGTTAGAAAATCCCAGTTATCAAAGTTTTTCATCAGTACCAATTTATCATGTATTACCAGATTTACTCTCACCAGAAGTTAGTGAATTTTGCTTACATCCAGGATGGTTAATTGGGACTAAAATTGTTAAATCAGAAATAGTAGTGCAAACAAAATGGACACCCAAGCAATTAGAAGAACATCTGAAAATAGAAGGTAAAACTTTGCATAGTTTACGGAAACAAGCCAAAGGTCTCCGCTACCAAATGGAGTTATTTACTGAATTATATGGTGAGTCTTTTACCGCACATCTTCATGATATTAAAAGCATCCAAGAAATCTTGGGAATGATCCAAGATAATATGGTTTTACATGAATGGTTAGAGAATATGTTCAAATCAGAACTGGATACTCAATTACATGGATTAACGACGCTACTAGCCGCAAATCGTTATCAATTATGGCAAGAATGGCAACCACTCCAACAACGTTATTTGCAAGCAGATACTAGATATAATTTGCATTTGGTGGTATTACAACCTATAGTGGAAAATGTTAAATAG
- a CDS encoding NIL domain-containing protein codes for MKKRVTLTFPKRAIQMPVTYRLAKDFNVAANIIRAQVAPNQIGKLVVELLGDIDQLDAAIEWMRSQHIHVSLGLGEIIIDEDVCVHCGLCTGVCPTEALAINPETYKLTFVRSRCIVCEQCIPTCPVQAISTNL; via the coding sequence ATGAAAAAAAGAGTTACCCTGACTTTTCCTAAACGGGCGATTCAAATGCCTGTTACCTACCGACTAGCAAAGGATTTTAATGTCGCTGCGAATATTATTCGCGCCCAAGTTGCGCCTAACCAAATTGGTAAACTGGTAGTAGAATTATTGGGAGACATTGATCAGTTAGATGCAGCAATTGAATGGATGCGATCGCAACATATTCATGTTTCCCTGGGTTTAGGTGAAATTATCATTGATGAGGATGTATGCGTTCACTGTGGTTTATGTACGGGGGTTTGTCCCACTGAAGCCTTGGCTATTAATCCAGAGACATATAAACTCACTTTTGTGCGATCGCGCTGTATTGTTTGTGAACAATGTATTCCTACCTGTCCCGTACAAGCTATTTCCACTAATCTTTAG
- a CDS encoding thioredoxin family protein: MSTQAPVNSSNRIKNFLIAIVAIALGVALFLGLKTDSTSVSLAELGKTAIPLEVALSNGKPSLVEFYADWCTVCQKMTPDMAKLREKYNNNLNFVMLNVDNTKWLPEMLKYRVDGIPHFVFLGKQGETIAETIGDIPRTIMASNLEALITGSTLPHIQGNGKTSQFSVSVATDGNQDDPRSHGSQVVN; encoded by the coding sequence ATGAGTACCCAAGCCCCTGTAAATTCTAGTAACCGCATCAAAAACTTCTTAATTGCCATTGTAGCGATCGCTTTGGGAGTTGCCCTCTTCTTAGGACTTAAAACTGATTCTACCTCAGTTTCCCTGGCGGAATTGGGTAAAACTGCTATTCCCTTAGAAGTAGCCCTCAGCAACGGAAAACCTTCTCTAGTCGAGTTTTATGCCGATTGGTGTACAGTTTGCCAGAAGATGACACCCGACATGGCCAAACTCCGAGAAAAGTACAATAACAACCTGAATTTTGTCATGTTGAATGTTGATAATACCAAATGGTTGCCAGAAATGCTCAAATATCGAGTAGATGGCATTCCCCACTTTGTATTTTTGGGTAAACAAGGAGAAACCATCGCTGAAACCATTGGTGATATTCCCCGCACCATTATGGCTAGTAATTTAGAAGCTTTAATTACTGGTTCTACCCTTCCCCACATTCAAGGTAATGGTAAAACCTCCCAATTTTCCGTCTCAGTCGCCACAGATGGAAATCAAGATGATCCTCGCAGTCATGGTAGCCAAGTTGTAAATTAG
- a CDS encoding nucleotidyltransferase family protein yields MSLINEATKQRIIQEVLEARKNRPQFLVAMQERQKQGLKIARQCAKILKERFGAEKVVLFGSLLDHQQMSWRSDIDLAVWGLPEKDYFKAVGVLLDIAEDFSLDLMEAQHAKPYILPAISQGIEL; encoded by the coding sequence ATGAGTCTCATTAATGAAGCTACTAAACAACGAATTATCCAAGAGGTTTTAGAGGCTAGAAAAAATCGTCCTCAGTTTCTAGTCGCTATGCAAGAACGCCAAAAACAAGGTTTGAAAATTGCGCGACAATGTGCCAAAATCTTGAAAGAAAGATTTGGCGCAGAAAAAGTTGTCTTATTCGGTTCTTTATTGGATCATCAACAAATGAGTTGGCGTTCTGATATTGATTTAGCTGTTTGGGGTTTACCAGAAAAAGATTATTTTAAAGCAGTGGGTGTTCTTTTGGATATTGCTGAAGATTTTTCTCTTGATTTGATGGAAGCACAACACGCTAAACCTTATATTTTACCTGCAATTTCTCAAGGAATAGAGCTATGA
- a CDS encoding LL-diaminopimelate aminotransferase yields the protein MATINDNYLKLKAGYLFPEIARRVNAFAQANPDAKIIRLGIGDVTEPLPEACRTAMIKAVEDMGDRSSFKGYGPEQGYNWLREKIATHDFQARGAAIEADEIFISDGSKCDSGNILDIFGKNNIIAVTDPVYPVYVDTNVMAGNTGDANEKGEYGGLVYLPVTAENNFTAEIPSQKVDLIYLCFPNNPTGATATKEHLQAWVNYAKANGSIIFFDAAYEAFITDPSLPHSIFEIEGARDCAIEFRSFSKNAGFTGTRCALTVVPKTLTAKAADGSNVEIWKLWNRRQSTKFNGVSYIIQRGAEAVYSEAGQAQIKALVNFYLDNAKIIREELTNAGLKVYGGVNAPYVWVQTPHGLSSWEFFDKLLETVNVVGTPGSGFGAAGEGYFRISAFNSRENVEEAMKRITAKFTV from the coding sequence ATGGCTACAATTAACGACAACTACCTGAAACTCAAAGCTGGTTATCTGTTTCCAGAAATTGCGCGACGGGTAAATGCTTTTGCACAAGCTAACCCTGATGCTAAAATCATTCGCTTGGGGATTGGTGATGTCACCGAACCCTTACCAGAAGCTTGTCGCACAGCCATGATTAAAGCTGTAGAAGATATGGGCGATCGCTCATCTTTCAAAGGATATGGCCCAGAACAAGGTTATAATTGGTTAAGGGAGAAAATCGCCACCCACGACTTCCAGGCACGGGGAGCAGCCATAGAAGCCGATGAAATCTTCATTTCCGACGGTTCTAAGTGCGATTCCGGCAACATTCTCGATATTTTTGGCAAAAATAACATCATCGCCGTTACAGACCCCGTATACCCCGTTTACGTAGATACCAACGTCATGGCAGGTAACACCGGAGATGCTAATGAAAAAGGTGAATATGGTGGTTTAGTTTATTTACCTGTTACTGCTGAAAACAATTTTACCGCTGAAATTCCTAGCCAAAAAGTTGATTTAATTTATCTTTGCTTTCCTAATAATCCCACAGGTGCAACTGCAACCAAAGAACATTTGCAAGCATGGGTAAATTATGCCAAAGCTAACGGTTCAATTATCTTTTTTGATGCCGCTTATGAAGCATTTATTACTGATCCTAGTTTACCTCATTCTATTTTTGAAATCGAAGGTGCTAGAGATTGTGCAATTGAATTTCGTTCTTTCTCCAAAAATGCCGGGTTTACTGGAACTCGTTGCGCTTTAACTGTTGTTCCCAAAACCCTCACAGCCAAAGCCGCTGACGGTTCTAATGTGGAAATTTGGAAACTCTGGAATCGTCGTCAATCTACCAAATTTAATGGCGTTTCCTACATTATTCAACGGGGTGCAGAAGCAGTTTATTCAGAAGCAGGACAAGCACAAATCAAAGCTTTGGTAAACTTCTATTTAGACAATGCCAAAATCATCCGTGAAGAACTCACAAACGCAGGTTTAAAAGTTTATGGTGGCGTAAATGCACCTTATGTATGGGTGCAAACTCCTCATGGTTTATCCAGTTGGGAATTTTTTGATAAGTTATTAGAAACTGTGAATGTGGTGGGAACTCCTGGTTCTGGTTTCGGTGCTGCGGGTGAGGGTTATTTCCGTATTTCGGCCTTTAATAGTCGGGAAAATGTCGAAGAAGCTATGAAGCGAATTACCGCTAAGTTTACGGTGTAA
- a CDS encoding Uma2 family endonuclease has translation MSVAIPVFKAVSQIQLTPGSTINIPDVSWEEFEAILQELGEKRASRIAYNQGNLEIMVPLPEHEISKDLISDIVKILLKAKGIKYQPFGSTTFKKQGTAGIEPDACFYIQNYQQMIGLRRLQPDHLPPDLAIEIDVTSKTTLDASEAIGVPELWIYDSGKLAIYLLKNGKYIKSDQSPYFEDIAITQIIPNVIKRSWEVGSFQALEEFAVKI, from the coding sequence ATGAGTGTAGCTATTCCTGTTTTCAAAGCCGTTAGTCAGATACAATTAACGCCTGGTAGTACAATTAATATTCCAGATGTTAGCTGGGAAGAATTTGAGGCGATTTTACAAGAACTGGGAGAAAAAAGAGCTTCACGAATTGCCTATAATCAAGGTAATTTAGAAATTATGGTTCCTTTACCTGAGCATGAAATTTCCAAAGATCTAATTTCTGATATTGTTAAAATATTGTTGAAAGCTAAAGGGATTAAATATCAACCTTTTGGTTCAACAACTTTTAAAAAACAAGGTACAGCAGGAATTGAACCAGATGCTTGTTTTTATATTCAAAATTATCAACAAATGATTGGTTTGCGGAGGTTACAACCTGATCATCTACCACCAGATTTAGCTATAGAAATTGATGTGACATCAAAAACAACTCTTGATGCTTCTGAAGCCATTGGAGTTCCAGAATTATGGATATATGATAGTGGTAAATTGGCTATTTATTTGTTGAAAAATGGTAAATATATCAAATCTGATCAAAGTCCCTATTTTGAAGATATAGCTATTACTCAGATTATCCCTAATGTGATCAAAAGGAGTTGGGAAGTAGGCAGTTTTCAGGCTTTAGAAGAATTTGCAGTAAAAATATAA
- a CDS encoding AAA family ATPase, translating into MKLIIKNLGPIKNNTQAIDLSKDFFVFVGRNNSGKSYVAQLLWAIFNEDIIHKFARTNVEIIDNKIVENINNVAVTSELIGEILDKYSLFLQEETKREIFNIGKNSQVLNNIVIRFEYEKSELSELREKEIGGIVKIKDNEGNTLEYIEFKKDQGDLIYKFIERQLPESMKEIIPKKSLDRDLLDKKKFFLIATIIRTMLKHYHETFFLAASRIFFSTFYRYIYEVDRKRREQDIKKLVDLLENPRKKGNIQLSDLEELDFKRKYTEPMNQVFEKLFSLEENIEGHYINLVEQLQQILGGEIKVIRPEGIGVAELYFKIDSVDEPLPMYLASSSVNQLTTLYLYLKYWALEKNNFLMIDEPEVNLHPENQIKLINILIQFIQNETGNKVLITTHSSMLASAINNYIYLDVLKSRVNVKKIIEENKLKYVDSSISISQDNVGVYFFTGDKIIDYESSNDGIYFRNFREVENNLDNSLRILTDYIYLQEDEVEDE; encoded by the coding sequence ATGAAATTGATCATCAAAAATTTAGGTCCGATTAAAAACAATACTCAAGCCATTGATTTATCGAAAGATTTTTTTGTTTTTGTTGGCCGCAATAATAGCGGTAAAAGCTATGTCGCTCAATTATTATGGGCAATTTTTAATGAAGATATAATTCATAAATTTGCACGTACCAATGTAGAAATAATTGATAATAAAATTGTAGAAAATATAAATAACGTCGCAGTTACTTCTGAGTTAATTGGAGAAATTTTGGATAAATATAGTTTATTTTTGCAAGAAGAGACTAAGAGAGAGATATTTAATATAGGTAAAAATTCCCAAGTACTCAATAATATTGTCATTCGTTTTGAATATGAAAAATCTGAATTATCTGAATTAAGAGAAAAAGAAATTGGAGGAATTGTCAAAATAAAAGATAATGAAGGCAATACATTAGAATATATAGAATTTAAAAAAGATCAAGGAGATTTAATATATAAATTTATAGAGAGACAATTACCAGAGAGTATGAAAGAAATAATTCCTAAAAAATCTTTAGACAGAGATTTACTGGATAAAAAAAAGTTCTTTCTAATTGCAACAATAATTAGAACAATGTTGAAACATTACCATGAGACATTTTTCTTAGCAGCTAGTAGAATTTTCTTTTCTACATTCTATCGTTATATTTATGAGGTTGATAGAAAAAGACGTGAACAAGATATCAAAAAATTGGTAGATTTACTGGAAAATCCCCGCAAGAAAGGAAATATTCAATTATCTGATCTTGAAGAGTTAGATTTTAAAAGAAAATATACAGAACCTATGAATCAGGTTTTTGAAAAACTTTTTTCTCTTGAAGAAAATATTGAGGGACATTATATCAATCTTGTTGAACAGCTACAACAAATTCTTGGAGGTGAGATAAAAGTTATTCGTCCAGAAGGAATTGGTGTGGCAGAACTTTATTTTAAAATAGATTCTGTTGATGAACCTTTGCCCATGTATTTAGCTTCTTCTTCTGTTAATCAACTAACAACTCTCTATTTATATTTAAAATATTGGGCATTAGAAAAGAATAACTTTTTAATGATAGATGAACCAGAAGTTAACTTACATCCTGAAAATCAAATTAAGTTAATCAATATATTAATACAGTTTATTCAAAATGAAACAGGAAATAAAGTATTAATAACAACCCATAGTTCTATGTTAGCTAGTGCTATTAACAACTATATATATTTGGATGTTCTTAAAAGTCGAGTTAATGTCAAAAAAATTATAGAGGAAAATAAATTAAAATATGTTGATTCATCTATTTCTATATCACAAGACAACGTAGGTGTTTATTTTTTCACAGGTGATAAGATAATAGATTATGAAAGTAGTAATGATGGGATCTATTTTAGAAACTTTAGAGAGGTTGAAAACAATTTAGATAACTCACTTCGCATTCTGACTGATTATATTTATCTTCAAGAAGATGAGGTTGAAGATGAGTAA
- a CDS encoding ABC transporter permease, protein MYLPILVLAFYSFNQSPYSAKWQGFTLEWYGKLFNDERILSGLYNSLLVAFCAVGVSAVFGTLMAVGLARYDFPGKKLYQGIAYLPLLIPDIAIAVSTLVCLAAFAIPLSIWTIIAAHIVFCLSYVGLVVSSRMNNINPHLEEAALDLGATPIQAFILVLLPQLMPAIISGCLLAFVLSLDDFLIASFTAGSGTNTLPMEIFSRIRTGVKPDINALSVMLISMTAIVALIGELIRTAGERRE, encoded by the coding sequence ATGTACCTACCTATTTTGGTACTGGCTTTTTATAGTTTTAATCAGTCACCTTATAGTGCGAAATGGCAAGGATTCACCCTGGAATGGTATGGAAAACTATTTAATGACGAACGGATTTTATCCGGGTTATATAATAGTTTGTTGGTGGCTTTTTGTGCAGTAGGAGTTTCCGCAGTGTTCGGAACATTAATGGCTGTGGGGTTGGCACGTTATGATTTTCCTGGTAAGAAATTATATCAGGGAATTGCCTATTTACCCTTATTAATTCCTGATATTGCGATCGCTGTTTCTACGTTAGTATGTTTAGCAGCCTTTGCTATTCCTTTGAGTATCTGGACTATTATCGCTGCCCATATTGTATTTTGTCTATCTTATGTGGGTTTGGTGGTTTCTTCGCGCATGAATAATATTAATCCTCATTTAGAAGAAGCAGCATTAGATTTAGGTGCAACCCCCATACAAGCCTTTATTTTAGTTTTATTACCGCAATTAATGCCAGCAATTATTTCTGGGTGTTTATTGGCTTTTGTATTGAGTTTGGATGATTTTTTAATTGCTAGTTTTACTGCGGGAAGTGGGACTAATACCTTACCAATGGAAATTTTTAGCCGCATTAGAACGGGAGTCAAACCGGATATTAATGCTTTAAGTGTGATGTTAATTTCGATGACTGCTATTGTGGCTTTGATAGGGGAATTGATTAGAACTGCGGGGGAAAGGAGAGAATAG
- a CDS encoding glycosyltransferase family 4 protein — MKIAQIAPLWERVPPPAYGGIELVVGLLTDELVRRGHEVTLFASGDSLTLAKLISVHPRALRLDSTIRDSSIYEFLQIASVYEKAADFDIIHSHMGVATLTSANLVTTPTVHTLHGIFTPDNEKIFKHCRKQPYISISNSQKEPRLGLNYVDTVYNGIDVSSYEFYPQPTEPSYLAFLGRMSLEKGPHLAIEIAKKTGRKLKLAGKVDLVDWEYFEQKVKPHIDGQQIEYLGEANHLQKNALMGGAYATLFPITWREPFGLVMVESMASGTPVIAMRMGSTAEVIVNGETGFLCDNVEECINAIDQVRSLNRYACRQYVEEHFSVQQMTDGYEAVYQKLIAEKLARQNGFSRTALVS, encoded by the coding sequence ATGAAAATTGCTCAAATTGCTCCACTGTGGGAGAGAGTACCACCACCAGCTTATGGTGGAATAGAATTGGTAGTGGGGTTATTAACTGATGAATTAGTCCGTCGAGGACATGAAGTGACATTATTTGCATCAGGAGATTCTTTAACTTTAGCCAAATTAATATCAGTTCATCCCCGCGCTTTAAGGCTAGATTCTACTATCAGAGATTCAAGTATTTATGAATTTCTACAAATAGCATCAGTCTATGAAAAAGCCGCAGATTTCGATATTATTCATTCCCATATGGGAGTCGCAACATTAACATCTGCAAACCTGGTAACAACTCCTACAGTGCATACCTTACATGGCATTTTCACACCAGACAATGAAAAAATATTTAAACATTGTCGAAAACAGCCTTATATTAGTATCTCTAATTCTCAAAAAGAACCCAGATTAGGATTAAATTATGTAGACACTGTTTATAATGGCATTGATGTTAGTAGTTATGAATTTTATCCTCAACCAACAGAACCATCTTATTTAGCTTTTTTAGGCAGAATGTCTCTAGAAAAAGGACCACATTTAGCAATTGAAATTGCTAAAAAAACTGGTCGGAAGTTAAAACTTGCAGGTAAGGTAGATTTGGTAGATTGGGAATATTTTGAACAAAAAGTTAAACCGCATATTGATGGTCAGCAAATTGAATATTTAGGTGAAGCCAATCATCTCCAAAAAAATGCCCTTATGGGTGGTGCTTATGCAACTTTATTCCCAATTACTTGGCGAGAACCTTTTGGTTTAGTCATGGTAGAATCAATGGCATCAGGTACGCCTGTAATTGCCATGCGAATGGGTTCAACAGCAGAAGTGATTGTTAACGGGGAAACAGGTTTTCTCTGTGATAATGTCGAAGAATGTATTAATGCTATTGATCAAGTCAGGAGTTTAAATCGTTACGCTTGTCGTCAATATGTGGAAGAACATTTTAGTGTTCAGCAAATGACTGATGGTTATGAAGCAGTTTATCAAAAGCTAATTGCAGAAAAATTAGCGCGACAAAATGGTTTTTCTCGCACTGCTTTAGTGAGTTAG
- the queF gene encoding preQ(1) synthase produces the protein MSNFAPETVSPASQEMKYGEREIAEGKLITFPNPRIGRRYHVNITLPEFTCKCPFSGYPDFATIYITYIPDERVVELKALKLYINSYRDRYISHEETANQILDDFVAACDPLEVTVKTDFTPRGNVHTVVEVKHQKGVYSRSQESGVRSQE, from the coding sequence ATGAGTAACTTTGCACCTGAAACTGTATCTCCAGCAAGTCAAGAAATGAAATATGGTGAACGCGAAATTGCGGAAGGGAAATTAATTACATTTCCGAACCCCCGCATTGGGCGACGCTATCACGTTAATATTACTTTACCGGAATTTACTTGTAAATGTCCTTTTTCCGGTTATCCTGACTTTGCGACCATTTATATTACATACATTCCAGATGAAAGGGTAGTAGAGTTGAAAGCACTCAAGCTTTATATTAACAGCTACCGCGATCGCTATATCTCCCATGAAGAAACAGCCAATCAAATTTTAGATGATTTTGTCGCTGCTTGTGATCCTTTGGAAGTCACCGTGAAAACAGATTTTACCCCTCGTGGGAATGTGCATACAGTAGTTGAAGTCAAACATCAGAAAGGTGTTTATAGCAGGAGTCAGGAGTCAGGAGTCAGGAGTCAGGAGTAA
- a CDS encoding phasin family protein, whose translation MPGFGDIVQKAFYLGVGLASYAGEKAGGKLAELRSQVQKLADEMVAKGEMNTEEARRFVEDMMKQAQQQPTSGQTPEKTPPSEPRRINIIDDDEEPSMKEAKKENKENGDNINHLRDQVLELQEELKRLQRKP comes from the coding sequence ATGCCTGGTTTTGGAGATATTGTACAAAAAGCTTTTTATCTCGGAGTTGGGTTAGCTTCTTACGCTGGCGAAAAAGCTGGCGGAAAATTAGCCGAACTGCGATCGCAAGTCCAAAAATTAGCAGATGAAATGGTGGCTAAAGGCGAGATGAACACAGAAGAGGCTCGTCGCTTCGTTGAAGATATGATGAAGCAAGCTCAACAGCAACCAACCTCTGGACAAACGCCTGAAAAAACACCCCCTTCCGAACCTCGTCGGATAAATATCATAGATGATGACGAAGAGCCTAGTATGAAAGAGGCGAAAAAAGAAAATAAAGAAAATGGCGATAACATAAATCATCTCCGCGATCAAGTGCTAGAACTACAGGAAGAGTTAAAACGGCTGCAACGCAAACCGTAA
- a CDS encoding YciI family protein yields the protein MPWFVKIETGKLDKPTFDQYVPAHRAYVQELITKGHKAKTGYWAQKGGGMMLFEAASMDEAQAIVLADPLVQNDCVSYQLFEWRIVVE from the coding sequence ATGCCTTGGTTTGTTAAAATTGAAACTGGTAAGCTTGATAAACCCACCTTTGACCAATATGTACCCGCTCACAGAGCCTATGTTCAAGAGTTGATTACTAAAGGACACAAAGCTAAAACAGGTTATTGGGCGCAAAAGGGTGGTGGAATGATGTTATTTGAGGCGGCATCAATGGATGAAGCACAAGCAATAGTATTGGCTGATCCCTTGGTACAGAACGATTGTGTCAGCTACCAATTATTTGAATGGCGAATTGTTGTGGAATAG
- a CDS encoding glycoside hydrolase family protein, with translation MPSKLNLDSNETLKQGAKGQKVQQLQEILKALNLDPGIIDGDFGNNTVKAVKQFQSQKGLEADGVVGKNTQNALNNALGQATTSAASSISSPTLNTPTKGFGGITGKLPLPGVPLIKEFEGCYLNAYRDPLSGNLPITIGWGTTKKRDGSNWELGESITQQEADDLLMLQLENSYLPPLQKIPVWNELNANQQGALLSFGYNLGASFYGNSNFSSITRVLRDKKWDEIEETFLKYRNPGSNVEAGLKRRRQAEAKLFLTPV, from the coding sequence ATGCCTAGCAAATTAAATCTCGATAGCAACGAAACTCTCAAACAAGGTGCGAAAGGACAAAAAGTTCAACAACTACAAGAAATCTTAAAAGCACTCAATCTAGATCCAGGAATAATAGATGGTGATTTTGGCAATAATACTGTCAAAGCCGTTAAACAATTTCAAAGTCAAAAAGGGCTTGAAGCAGATGGTGTAGTCGGAAAAAATACTCAAAATGCTTTAAATAATGCTCTTGGACAAGCAACAACAAGCGCAGCATCATCTATATCATCTCCAACTTTAAACACCCCTACAAAAGGTTTTGGTGGGATAACTGGAAAACTACCACTTCCAGGTGTTCCTCTCATCAAAGAATTTGAAGGTTGTTATTTAAATGCTTATCGAGATCCTCTCAGTGGTAATTTACCTATCACTATTGGTTGGGGTACTACTAAAAAAAGAGATGGTAGTAACTGGGAATTAGGTGAAAGCATCACTCAACAAGAAGCAGATGATTTGTTGATGCTTCAGCTAGAGAATAGCTATCTACCACCTCTGCAAAAAATTCCGGTTTGGAATGAGTTAAACGCCAATCAACAAGGTGCTTTATTAAGCTTTGGTTATAACTTGGGTGCTAGTTTTTATGGTAATTCCAATTTCTCAAGTATAACCAGAGTTTTGAGAGATAAAAAGTGGGATGAAATTGAAGAAACTTTTCTAAAATACAGAAATCCTGGTAGCAATGTAGAAGCAGGATTGAAACGGAGAAGACAAGCAGAAGCTAAACTATTTTTAACTCCTGTTTAG